Proteins found in one Mucilaginibacter inviolabilis genomic segment:
- a CDS encoding TraG family conjugative transposon ATPase: MGIEIGKILPLTKVENGTILSAQGDITIGFEVTLPEIFTLSDRDYEAYHQAWVKAIRLLPQGSIFHKQDWFTESSFKADFEKAGKSFLSRSSERFFNERECLEHHCYIYLTQKPKDRKLGSSVYSNLLRKSIVPQQTINPVNFKDFLDSAGQFERILKDSGFLTLARMNNDELAGTTEKAGAIERYCFLSTPGKRPVLQDIHIKDEIRIGNNHCELYTLADVEDLPALCGSRINYDKYSTDRTKFSIGFASPLGQLLNCNHILNQYVFIEDSQKTIKRLEAKKLRLQSLSGYSRENAISRDAVNDFLNEAIGQQRLPVKAHFNVLAWSDDEAKVKDLKNLVSSAMAQMDATAKQETDGAPQIWFAGMPGNEADFPMNETFDTFVEQATCFFNLETNYRDSISPFGIRLGDRLTGKPVHVDISDEPMRLGWTTNRSKFTLGPSGSGKSFWTNHLLRSYFEQGAHIVVMDIGHSYRGLCELAGGYYFTYSESDPIKFNPFHLADGDVLDTEKKESIKTLLLALWKKDDEPYRRSEYVAISNALTGYYKHLDTYPDIFPCFNTFYEYLMEHYLQVLEDGKVKEKDFDVANFLYVLNPYYRGGEFDYLLNATENLDLLHERFIVFEIDACKDHPILFPVVTLIIMEMIISKMRKLPGIRKVVLIEECWKAIAKEGMAEYIRYLYKTMRKFYGEPIVVTQEVEDIISSPVVKQAIINNSDCKILLDQSKYQNKFDAIQELLGLTDKEKAMILSMNKSNDPRRKYKEVFISLGQFSKVYRTEVSLEEYLAYTTEESEKVKVHQYAAKYGSIQKGIAMLAMEMRTKN; this comes from the coding sequence ATGGGAATAGAAATAGGAAAAATTCTGCCCTTAACCAAAGTCGAGAACGGCACGATACTTTCTGCCCAGGGAGATATCACTATCGGGTTTGAGGTGACATTGCCGGAAATATTTACCCTTTCCGACCGCGATTACGAAGCCTATCATCAGGCTTGGGTTAAGGCCATAAGATTACTGCCACAAGGAAGTATCTTCCATAAACAAGATTGGTTCACCGAAAGCAGCTTTAAGGCCGATTTTGAAAAGGCGGGTAAAAGTTTCCTTTCACGGTCAAGCGAGCGTTTCTTTAACGAGCGTGAATGCCTGGAGCATCATTGCTATATCTACCTGACCCAAAAGCCAAAGGACAGGAAATTAGGGTCATCCGTGTACAGCAACCTGTTACGCAAAAGCATCGTACCGCAGCAAACGATCAATCCTGTTAATTTTAAGGACTTTCTGGACAGCGCGGGTCAATTCGAGCGCATTTTAAAAGACAGCGGCTTTCTTACGCTTGCACGTATGAATAATGATGAACTGGCGGGGACAACGGAAAAAGCCGGGGCAATAGAGCGCTATTGCTTTCTTTCCACTCCCGGCAAACGACCGGTATTGCAGGATATTCACATTAAGGACGAGATCAGGATCGGAAACAATCATTGCGAACTTTACACATTGGCCGATGTAGAAGATTTGCCCGCGCTTTGCGGCAGCCGCATCAATTACGATAAATACAGCACCGACCGGACAAAGTTCAGTATCGGCTTTGCTTCGCCGTTGGGCCAGTTGCTTAACTGCAACCACATCCTCAATCAATACGTATTCATTGAGGACAGTCAAAAAACGATCAAGCGTTTGGAAGCAAAGAAATTACGCCTGCAATCCTTGTCGGGTTATTCCCGTGAAAATGCGATCAGCCGCGATGCCGTCAACGATTTTCTGAATGAGGCCATTGGCCAGCAGCGCTTGCCTGTCAAAGCCCACTTCAATGTTTTAGCCTGGTCGGATGATGAGGCCAAAGTAAAAGACCTCAAAAATCTGGTCAGTTCGGCTATGGCCCAGATGGATGCGACCGCCAAACAGGAAACCGACGGTGCGCCGCAAATATGGTTCGCAGGGATGCCGGGCAACGAGGCGGACTTTCCGATGAACGAAACATTTGATACGTTCGTAGAGCAGGCCACATGCTTTTTTAACCTGGAAACCAATTACCGCGACAGCATAAGTCCCTTTGGCATCCGCTTAGGTGACCGGCTTACCGGGAAGCCTGTTCATGTGGATATTTCGGACGAGCCGATGCGTTTAGGATGGACAACTAACCGCTCCAAGTTTACATTAGGGCCGTCAGGTTCAGGCAAAAGTTTTTGGACAAATCACCTGCTCCGTTCCTATTTCGAGCAGGGTGCCCATATCGTGGTCATGGATATCGGTCACAGTTATCGCGGTTTGTGTGAACTGGCCGGAGGCTATTACTTTACTTATTCGGAAAGTGACCCGATCAAATTCAATCCTTTTCATCTGGCCGATGGCGATGTACTGGACACGGAGAAAAAGGAAAGTATTAAAACTTTGCTTTTAGCGCTTTGGAAAAAGGATGATGAACCGTACCGCAGATCAGAATATGTGGCCATATCCAATGCGCTTACCGGCTACTATAAACACCTCGACACCTATCCTGATATTTTCCCTTGCTTCAACACTTTCTATGAATACCTGATGGAGCATTACCTGCAAGTACTGGAAGATGGCAAGGTTAAAGAAAAAGATTTTGACGTGGCCAACTTCCTGTATGTACTGAACCCTTACTATCGCGGCGGTGAATTTGACTACCTGCTCAATGCAACGGAAAACCTCGACCTGCTGCATGAAAGGTTCATTGTATTTGAAATAGATGCCTGTAAAGACCATCCTATACTATTCCCGGTAGTTACCCTGATCATTATGGAAATGATCATTTCTAAAATGAGAAAACTACCCGGCATCCGCAAGGTTGTATTGATTGAGGAATGTTGGAAAGCTATTGCAAAAGAGGGAATGGCTGAATATATCAGGTATTTATACAAGACCATGCGCAAGTTTTATGGTGAACCTATCGTTGTAACTCAGGAGGTTGAGGATATTATCAGCAGCCCTGTAGTCAAACAGGCGATCATTAATAACAGTGACTGTAAGATCTTGCTTGACCAAAGTAAGTATCAGAATAAGTTTGACGCGATACAGGAATTGCTGGGCCTCACGGACAAGGAAAAGGCAATGATACTTTCTATGAACAAGTCCAACGATCCAAGGCGCAAATACAAAGAGGTCTTTATTTCGTTGGGGCAATTCTCTAAAGTTTACCGGACAGAGGTAAGTTTGGAGGAATATTTAGCCTATACAACGGAAGAAAGCGAAAAGGTAAAAGTACATCAATACGCCGCTAAGTACGGCAGCATACAAAAAGGCATTGCCATGCTGGCAATGGAAATGAGAACCAAAAACTGA
- a CDS encoding DUF4133 domain-containing protein gives MSLYQINKGVSKPIVFKGLKAQYIAYLAIGLVVLLISFAILYICGLSLWVILPLIVGLGTALFFTVFRLSNTYGEHGLSKHLAKQQLPEYLTFRSRQVFINLKK, from the coding sequence ATGTCACTCTACCAGATCAATAAAGGCGTATCGAAGCCAATAGTTTTCAAGGGGCTGAAAGCACAATACATCGCCTATTTGGCTATAGGGCTGGTCGTTCTGCTGATCAGTTTCGCCATCCTGTATATATGCGGGTTGAGCCTTTGGGTCATTCTGCCTTTGATCGTCGGGTTAGGTACAGCTTTGTTTTTTACCGTTTTTCGTTTAAGCAATACATACGGCGAACATGGCCTTTCCAAACATTTGGCCAAACAACAATTACCCGAATATCTCACGTTCAGGTCAAGGCAGGTATTTATAAATCTTAAAAAATAA
- a CDS encoding DUF4134 domain-containing protein, with the protein MKNHIPYTLKQQALLKTLMFAAALFTINYCFAQDGNSGINSATTQVKSYFESGCNLMYAIGAVVGIIGAIKVFNKWNAGEPDTNKVAAAWFGSCVFLVVVATVLKSFFGL; encoded by the coding sequence ATGAAAAATCACATCCCATATACCCTGAAACAACAGGCCCTTTTAAAAACATTAATGTTTGCTGCAGCGCTGTTCACCATTAATTACTGCTTCGCTCAAGACGGAAATTCCGGCATCAATTCAGCTACCACACAGGTTAAAAGCTATTTTGAAAGTGGCTGTAACCTGATGTATGCCATTGGTGCCGTAGTCGGCATAATCGGCGCTATAAAGGTTTTTAACAAATGGAATGCGGGTGAGCCCGATACCAATAAGGTTGCCGCCGCCTGGTTTGGTTCATGTGTTTTCTTAGTCGTTGTTGCCACCGTCCTTAAATCATTTTTTGGCCTTTAA
- a CDS encoding RteC domain-containing protein produces MLQEQNSRLLNQLEQDLEHLSFQNHEPLEKLTKALKLIRQALNKLKEFLGTHPFKNVEEQINFFKYVKPSFYQWQIYFTELYTIETGFPIGDTDKQVNYLNQELHYFERFFQQYAFLYQYYKLDADELDNIYFIRGEQVQSVLLPEVPDVNPTFATSCDYLFSKFKAFEMLKAWVIEKLLYLKKNPASPLQLSSEPDEMKWTGDTINLAEIGIGIFHTKQLNNGTATLTEIFRWLEDKLQVKIGIPSKRLSELRRRKRLSRTKYLDEMKESVILKLDKDDEFESIR; encoded by the coding sequence ATGTTACAGGAACAAAATTCCCGGCTGTTAAATCAGTTGGAACAGGATTTGGAACATTTATCGTTCCAGAATCATGAGCCGCTTGAAAAATTGACAAAGGCATTAAAGCTGATCAGGCAGGCCCTAAACAAATTGAAAGAGTTTTTAGGAACCCACCCATTTAAAAATGTAGAAGAGCAAATCAACTTTTTCAAGTACGTCAAACCATCTTTTTATCAATGGCAGATCTACTTTACGGAACTCTACACGATTGAAACCGGTTTTCCAATCGGCGATACAGATAAGCAAGTGAATTATCTGAATCAGGAACTACACTATTTTGAACGTTTCTTTCAGCAGTACGCATTTTTATATCAATACTATAAACTGGATGCCGATGAACTGGATAATATCTACTTTATACGCGGCGAACAAGTTCAAAGCGTTCTCCTGCCCGAAGTACCGGACGTAAACCCAACTTTTGCAACAAGTTGCGACTATCTTTTCTCTAAGTTCAAAGCTTTTGAAATGCTCAAAGCATGGGTCATAGAAAAGTTGCTTTACCTCAAGAAAAATCCCGCTTCACCTTTACAGTTGTCGAGCGAACCCGATGAAATGAAATGGACAGGCGACACCATCAATCTTGCGGAGATCGGCATCGGCATCTTTCATACAAAACAACTCAACAACGGCACGGCCACCCTGACTGAAATCTTCCGATGGTTGGAAGATAAGCTTCAGGTTAAAATTGGCATTCCTTCTAAGCGGCTTTCCGAATTACGCCGCAGAAAAAGACTCAGCCGGACGAAATACCTGGATGAAATGAAAGAAAGTGTAATCCTGAAATTGGATAAAGATGACGAGTTTGAATCAATCAGGTAA
- a CDS encoding response regulator transcription factor — translation MLVFRTQIHIVTFIFIVLELMMLSFQFFYYLFRPEDRNRLWYLILLVLMLFYNITGGLFPDPNIKISIELQEMVAYGSGFLMASYFPFYFYKAFELKSLRWHAYYGVPLFLMLPYVIFFVIDYAINGHLQIDLKYGMIVPFIYALVLLWVMFRAIRQKQQESRNHKKYLEETAMYLAISPWAALAFFGFVEQSQLIEVLCTNTGIVAISCLFIWKSVKRARCEYRRILKLNMDGTTPEILQENFIRYQLTKMEIEIVQAILKGLSNKEIADTLHISEETVKKHIYNTFRKMKVKNRAAMIYKLQNLHFNIFLALFI, via the coding sequence ATGCTCGTCTTCAGAACACAAATTCATATCGTTACTTTCATTTTTATTGTACTGGAACTTATGATGCTCAGTTTCCAGTTTTTTTACTACCTCTTCAGACCGGAGGACAGAAACCGTTTATGGTACTTGATATTGCTGGTGCTAATGCTTTTCTATAATATCACCGGCGGGCTTTTTCCAGACCCGAACATCAAAATATCCATTGAGTTGCAGGAAATGGTCGCTTATGGCAGCGGATTTCTAATGGCTTCCTATTTCCCATTCTATTTTTATAAAGCTTTTGAATTGAAGTCACTACGTTGGCACGCCTACTATGGCGTTCCTTTATTCTTGATGCTTCCCTACGTCATCTTCTTTGTAATTGATTATGCGATAAACGGACATCTCCAAATAGATTTAAAGTATGGAATGATCGTACCATTTATCTACGCGCTGGTATTGCTTTGGGTGATGTTTCGAGCGATCAGACAGAAACAACAAGAAAGCCGGAATCATAAAAAATACCTCGAAGAGACTGCTATGTATCTGGCCATCAGCCCGTGGGCAGCACTGGCGTTTTTCGGTTTTGTCGAACAAAGCCAATTGATTGAAGTATTGTGTACCAACACAGGTATCGTTGCGATAAGTTGTTTATTTATCTGGAAATCTGTAAAAAGAGCACGTTGTGAATACCGGCGTATATTGAAGTTAAATATGGATGGCACTACACCGGAAATTCTACAGGAAAATTTCATTAGGTATCAACTAACTAAAATGGAAATAGAAATAGTACAGGCGATATTAAAAGGATTGAGTAATAAAGAAATAGCCGATACCTTACATATTTCTGAAGAAACCGTAAAAAAGCACATCTACAATACTTTCCGAAAAATGAAAGTTAAAAACCGCGCAGCTATGATCTATAAGTTGCAAAACCTGCATTTTAATATCTTCTTGGCACTTTTTATATAA
- a CDS encoding GNAT family N-acetyltransferase: MIKADIVDKKSVVQLLTKAFEDNQSVNYIVLNDDKRKERIAALMDYSFEMCSLFGEVWLSDDRKACALLLYPQNKKTTLSAILLDVQLIFKAIGIGGIKKALDREKKIKSKQAKEPMAYLWFIGVEPSEQGKGMGSKLLQEVITLAETRQLPVYLETSTLKNLPWYERYGFTTYDQLDLTYTLYFLKRLAHKF, encoded by the coding sequence ATGATAAAAGCAGATATTGTTGACAAAAAATCGGTGGTTCAATTGCTCACCAAAGCATTTGAGGATAACCAAAGTGTAAATTATATCGTCCTCAATGATGATAAAAGAAAAGAGCGCATTGCAGCCTTAATGGATTATTCATTTGAAATGTGTTCCTTATTCGGTGAAGTGTGGCTTTCAGACGACCGAAAGGCATGCGCCCTTTTACTTTACCCTCAGAACAAGAAAACCACATTATCCGCTATTTTACTGGATGTTCAATTGATATTTAAAGCCATTGGAATTGGCGGCATTAAAAAGGCGCTTGACCGGGAAAAGAAGATCAAATCCAAGCAGGCGAAAGAACCAATGGCTTATTTATGGTTTATCGGCGTTGAGCCATCAGAACAAGGAAAAGGCATGGGAAGTAAGCTTTTACAGGAGGTCATCACCCTTGCGGAAACCCGGCAGTTACCCGTCTACCTTGAAACATCAACCCTAAAAAATCTACCCTGGTATGAACGCTACGGCTTTACCACCTATGACCAGCTTGATTTAACCTATACCCTGTATTTTTTAAAAAGATTGGCGCATAAATTTTAG
- a CDS encoding CusA/CzcA family heavy metal efflux RND transporter, whose product MLNKIIEFSVRNKLIVGLFIFGLICFGIYEVKRLPIDAVPDITDNQVQIITRTPSLGAPDVERFISFPIEQSCRNIPDVKEIRSFSRFGLSVVTIVFEEKAEIYWARQQVAERLTDIAGDIPTEYGKPEMAPVTTGLGEIYQYSVRAKAGYEKKYDAMALRTIQDWIVRKQLLGLPGVADVSSFGGYLKQYEISVDPARLKANSISISDVFTALQKNNNNTGGAYIERGPTVLFIRSEGLVGSLDDIGSIVVKNLPNGTPLLIRDIGEVGLDHATRYGAMTWNGQQEVSGAVVMMLKGANSNEVIKTIKDKVTQIQKTLPQGVVIDAFLDRTKMVDNAIGTVERNLLEGIAIVLIVLIIFLGNFRAALIVASVIPLAMLIAVILMNLFGVSGNLMSLGALDFGLIVDGTVIIVEAIMHEIHLQKRKEVSHEEMDNDVITVSARMRNAAIFGELIILIVYIPIFTLQGIEGKMFKPMAQTVAFALIGAFILSLTYVPVMSSLFLSRKQKNTMNWSDRMMDFFQRLYHSALKRVVKFPKTVIAGSAVSFIVAVFVLTKLGGEFIPKLEEGDFAIETRVLTGSGLQTSVQAIKQGSKILLSKFPEVEQVVGKTGSSEIPTDPMPIEASDMMVILKDKSKWTSAKSFDELTEKMSKELEAVPGVTFGFQYPVQMRFNELMTGARQDVVCKIFGENLDTLAIFAKKLGAIAGGIKGARDIYVEAVTGMPQIVIRYKRAAIAEYGLNVEDINKIVNTAFAGQSSGTVYEGEKRFDLVVRLGGEQRKQLSDVQDLLIPTPTGNQIPLQQVAEVKIEEGPNQIQREDAQRRIIVGFNVLGRDVQSIVEELQQKVDAQMKLPPGYYTTYGGAFENLIAAKQRLMIAVPVSLVLIFLMLYFAFGSMKQGLLIFSAVPLSAIGGVIALVLRGMPFSISAGVGFIALFGVAVLNGLVLISEFNRLRAAGWNNLRDIVFEGTKHRLRPVLMTASVASLGFLPMALSNGAGAEVQRPLATVVIGGLITATFLTLFVLPILYILFEKGKSMKVPAKSAVILLLTTLGLFAGTAKAQTPISLKAAIDTAGKNNLNLKSEKLNAEYLKKNTGTGVTIPKTNITGEYGQINSAYNDNRLSVVQTVNFPTVYTRQKALLNAEYRAGELNVNLRQRELQRQVTENFYNILYMKQKLGLLSNADSTYALFVKNASLRLEKGESNILEKTTAETQRAQIARQTEMVNSDLIIARERFLVLLNTNTAYEPQATDFKLPMPLTTDTAFSSHPQLQYLGQQQQVVKAQTELEKAKLLPDLNLGYYNQSFNGTQTVNGASRTFDGSNRFSSVQLGVSVPLFFGAQKNKVSASRIKEQQAQVDYQSGLQALQARYRQAAEEVVKYQKAVAYYEKTGLPNAALILKTANLQFTGGQINYLEYVLLINQATSLRSEYTDAVNSLNQAIIQINSLQNQ is encoded by the coding sequence ATGTTAAATAAAATTATTGAGTTTTCCGTACGGAATAAGCTCATCGTCGGCCTGTTTATATTCGGCCTGATCTGCTTCGGTATTTACGAGGTCAAGCGCCTGCCGATAGATGCCGTACCCGATATTACCGATAACCAGGTACAGATCATTACCCGCACACCCTCATTAGGTGCGCCTGATGTAGAGCGCTTTATTTCTTTTCCTATTGAACAATCCTGCCGCAATATCCCGGATGTCAAAGAGATCCGCAGCTTTTCACGCTTCGGTTTATCCGTAGTAACCATCGTATTCGAGGAAAAAGCCGAGATCTATTGGGCCAGGCAGCAGGTCGCTGAACGCCTTACCGATATAGCGGGCGATATTCCTACCGAATATGGCAAGCCCGAAATGGCACCCGTAACTACGGGCTTAGGGGAGATCTATCAGTATTCCGTCAGGGCAAAAGCCGGTTACGAGAAGAAATACGATGCGATGGCCTTGCGTACCATACAGGACTGGATCGTGCGTAAACAGCTATTAGGTTTGCCGGGCGTGGCTGATGTGAGCAGCTTTGGCGGCTACCTCAAGCAATACGAAATTTCGGTTGATCCGGCCCGCCTGAAAGCCAACAGTATTTCCATCAGTGATGTGTTTACCGCTTTGCAAAAAAATAACAACAATACGGGCGGCGCTTACATTGAACGCGGCCCGACGGTATTGTTTATCCGAAGCGAAGGCCTGGTCGGTTCGCTGGACGACATCGGCAGCATCGTGGTGAAGAACCTGCCCAATGGTACGCCATTGCTCATCCGTGATATCGGCGAAGTTGGCTTAGACCATGCCACCCGTTATGGTGCGATGACCTGGAACGGCCAGCAGGAAGTTTCCGGCGCGGTGGTGATGATGCTGAAAGGTGCCAACAGCAATGAGGTGATCAAGACCATTAAAGATAAAGTAACGCAGATTCAGAAGACCCTGCCGCAGGGTGTCGTGATCGACGCTTTCCTTGACCGTACTAAAATGGTGGATAACGCCATCGGGACAGTCGAGCGGAATTTATTGGAGGGGATCGCTATCGTACTGATCGTGCTGATCATTTTCCTGGGCAATTTTCGGGCGGCGTTAATTGTAGCCTCCGTTATTCCACTGGCGATGCTGATCGCTGTGATCCTGATGAACCTGTTCGGCGTATCAGGTAACCTGATGAGTTTGGGCGCACTGGACTTCGGGTTGATCGTAGATGGTACGGTCATTATCGTAGAGGCCATCATGCACGAAATACACTTACAAAAACGCAAAGAAGTCAGCCATGAGGAAATGGATAACGATGTGATCACTGTTTCGGCAAGGATGCGAAACGCCGCGATCTTCGGAGAACTGATTATCCTGATCGTTTACATCCCGATTTTTACCCTGCAAGGTATCGAGGGAAAAATGTTCAAACCGATGGCACAAACGGTTGCCTTTGCGCTGATCGGGGCATTTATTCTTTCCCTGACCTATGTGCCGGTGATGAGCAGCCTGTTTTTAAGCCGAAAGCAAAAAAATACGATGAATTGGTCGGATCGGATGATGGATTTTTTCCAGCGGCTTTATCACAGCGCATTGAAAAGGGTTGTCAAATTTCCAAAGACGGTGATCGCTGGTTCTGCGGTATCCTTTATAGTTGCGGTATTCGTCCTTACTAAATTAGGCGGTGAGTTTATTCCTAAACTGGAAGAGGGCGATTTCGCGATAGAAACCAGGGTGTTAACCGGCAGTGGTTTACAAACCTCGGTTCAGGCCATCAAACAAGGCTCTAAAATATTGTTGTCCAAATTCCCGGAAGTCGAGCAGGTTGTAGGCAAAACAGGAAGTTCGGAAATACCGACCGACCCCATGCCGATAGAAGCCAGTGATATGATGGTGATCCTGAAAGATAAAAGCAAGTGGACGAGCGCCAAAAGCTTTGATGAACTCACCGAAAAGATGTCAAAAGAACTGGAAGCGGTGCCGGGCGTAACTTTCGGTTTTCAATACCCGGTACAAATGCGATTTAACGAATTGATGACCGGTGCGAGGCAAGATGTGGTGTGTAAGATCTTCGGGGAGAACCTGGATACACTGGCCATCTTTGCCAAAAAATTAGGCGCTATCGCGGGCGGCATCAAAGGTGCCAGGGATATTTATGTGGAAGCCGTAACGGGTATGCCGCAGATTGTGATCCGTTACAAACGGGCCGCTATCGCCGAATACGGGCTCAATGTGGAGGATATCAACAAGATCGTCAACACTGCTTTTGCGGGCCAAAGCAGCGGTACGGTTTACGAGGGAGAAAAACGTTTTGACCTGGTGGTACGTCTGGGTGGTGAACAGCGCAAGCAGTTGAGCGATGTGCAGGATCTGCTCATTCCTACACCAACCGGCAATCAGATACCCTTGCAACAGGTGGCCGAAGTAAAGATCGAAGAAGGTCCGAACCAGATCCAACGGGAAGATGCACAACGGCGCATCATCGTCGGCTTTAATGTATTGGGCCGGGATGTGCAAAGCATTGTGGAAGAACTACAGCAAAAAGTGGATGCACAGATGAAGCTGCCGCCTGGCTACTATACCACTTACGGCGGGGCGTTTGAAAACCTTATCGCGGCTAAACAACGCTTAATGATCGCAGTTCCGGTTTCCTTAGTACTCATCTTTTTGATGCTGTATTTTGCTTTTGGCTCGATGAAGCAAGGCTTGCTTATTTTTTCTGCCGTGCCTTTATCTGCGATAGGTGGTGTGATCGCCCTGGTGTTACGCGGAATGCCCTTTAGTATCAGTGCGGGTGTCGGTTTCATTGCCCTGTTTGGTGTTGCGGTACTGAATGGGTTGGTATTGATCTCCGAGTTTAACCGCTTGCGGGCGGCAGGCTGGAATAACCTGCGCGATATTGTTTTTGAGGGCACCAAACACCGGTTAAGACCGGTATTAATGACCGCTTCTGTAGCCTCGCTCGGTTTTCTGCCAATGGCCTTAAGCAACGGCGCTGGTGCGGAAGTACAGCGGCCTTTGGCGACCGTAGTGATCGGCGGCCTGATTACTGCCACGTTCCTGACCTTATTTGTATTGCCCATTTTATATATCCTGTTTGAAAAAGGAAAATCCATGAAAGTACCCGCCAAATCCGCGGTGATCTTATTACTTACCACGCTGGGCCTGTTTGCCGGAACTGCGAAAGCGCAAACACCGATCAGCCTGAAAGCAGCGATTGATACGGCAGGTAAGAATAATCTGAACCTGAAAAGCGAGAAACTGAACGCTGAATACCTGAAAAAAAATACCGGTACAGGTGTTACCATCCCTAAAACCAACATCACCGGGGAATACGGTCAGATCAACAGTGCCTATAATGACAACCGCTTGTCGGTCGTGCAAACGGTTAACTTCCCGACGGTCTATACCCGGCAAAAGGCTTTACTAAATGCAGAGTATCGTGCCGGAGAACTGAATGTAAATCTTAGGCAACGGGAATTACAAAGACAGGTCACCGAAAATTTTTACAACATCCTTTACATGAAGCAGAAATTAGGTTTGTTATCAAATGCCGACAGCACCTATGCGCTGTTTGTCAAAAATGCCAGCCTGCGTCTGGAAAAAGGTGAAAGTAATATCCTGGAAAAGACGACTGCTGAAACCCAGCGGGCGCAGATTGCCAGGCAAACCGAAATGGTAAACTCCGACCTGATTATCGCGCGGGAACGGTTCCTGGTTTTGTTAAATACAAATACCGCCTACGAACCACAGGCCACGGATTTTAAATTACCCATGCCATTAACCACAGATACGGCATTCAGCAGCCACCCGCAGTTGCAGTATTTAGGTCAGCAGCAACAGGTTGTCAAGGCCCAAACCGAACTGGAAAAGGCAAAGTTATTACCCGACCTCAACCTGGGTTATTACAACCAAAGCTTTAACGGCACGCAAACCGTAAACGGTGCCAGCCGCACGTTCGATGGCAGCAACCGCTTTTCTTCGGTACAACTGGGCGTTTCGGTACCGCTTTTCTTTGGCGCACAGAAGAACAAGGTCAGCGCCTCTCGCATTAAAGAACAGCAGGCGCAGGTGGATTACCAGTCTGGCTTACAAGCTTTGCAGGCCCGTTACCGGCAGGCTGCGGAAGAAGTGGTTAAATATCAAAAGGCGGTGGCCTACTATGAAAAAACGGGTTTACCGAATGCCGCTTTAATTCTGAAAACCGCCAACCTGCAATTTACCGGCGGGCAGATCAATTACCTGGAATACGTATTGCTGATCAATCAGGCTACTTCCCTGCGCAGCGAGTACACCGATGCGGTCAACAGTCTTAACCAGGCCATTATTCAAATTAATTCCCTTCAAAACCAATAA